A single window of Microbacterium oryzae DNA harbors:
- a CDS encoding peptidoglycan DD-metalloendopeptidase family protein has translation MNVEKNLVEECDCAPTAAERRILWNPLSRRNALIFGALGVATIGAGVGAFGAKQSAAALTYNPDDYPSWDDVEAARGDEAAKAAEVTRIEGLIAGLQSRVDETKAAAKAAADDYYAAQQAFYEAAYRADELQKQADEQAEKADAAAQTAARLAAQLSRSGGDDTSLELLFAGSAENADELLTQLGQMDKLIERNESVYAEAASARDSAQSLSDQAETARTERDRLQKIAEEKMAAAQAAQQAAEAALADQEANLITLEAQLAALKDNTEKTVAEYQAGVEAKRRYEEEQRRLAEERARKEAERQREILRQQQLEQQRQLEQQRQEQERQQQNSGGGQQPAPAPAPPQAPADNGGGGGSTQSGSNGWVRPNNGVQTSGYGRRYQICGSSYCSSSFHAGVDLAAGCGSGIYAAHSGTVIYSGYNGGYGNYIHIDNGDGTGTGYGHIVNGGLLVGQGQWVEAGQLIALEGNTGNSFGCHLHFEVYVNGATVNPIDFMAARGISV, from the coding sequence AGAACCTCGTGGAGGAGTGCGACTGCGCACCCACCGCCGCAGAGCGACGCATCCTCTGGAACCCTCTCTCCCGACGCAACGCCCTGATCTTCGGCGCCCTCGGCGTCGCCACGATCGGCGCGGGAGTGGGCGCCTTCGGCGCGAAGCAGTCCGCGGCGGCGCTGACGTACAACCCCGACGACTATCCGAGCTGGGACGACGTGGAAGCCGCGCGCGGCGACGAGGCCGCGAAGGCGGCCGAGGTCACCCGCATCGAGGGACTCATCGCCGGCCTCCAGAGCCGCGTCGACGAGACGAAGGCCGCCGCGAAGGCCGCCGCAGACGACTACTACGCCGCGCAGCAGGCGTTCTACGAGGCGGCGTACCGCGCCGATGAGCTGCAGAAGCAGGCCGACGAGCAGGCCGAGAAGGCCGATGCGGCGGCGCAGACCGCCGCGCGGCTCGCCGCGCAGCTCTCCCGCTCCGGCGGCGACGACACCTCGCTCGAGCTTCTCTTCGCGGGCTCCGCGGAGAACGCCGACGAGCTGCTCACGCAGCTCGGGCAGATGGACAAGCTCATCGAGCGGAACGAGTCCGTCTACGCCGAGGCGGCCTCCGCGCGCGACTCCGCTCAGTCGCTGAGCGACCAGGCCGAGACCGCCCGCACCGAGCGGGACCGGCTGCAGAAGATCGCCGAGGAGAAGATGGCGGCCGCGCAGGCGGCGCAGCAGGCCGCAGAGGCCGCGCTCGCCGACCAGGAGGCGAACCTCATCACCCTCGAGGCGCAGCTCGCGGCTCTGAAGGACAACACCGAGAAGACCGTCGCCGAGTACCAGGCGGGTGTCGAGGCGAAGCGGCGGTACGAGGAGGAGCAGCGTCGCCTCGCTGAGGAGCGTGCGCGCAAGGAGGCCGAGCGCCAGCGGGAGATCCTCCGGCAGCAGCAGCTCGAGCAGCAGCGCCAGCTGGAGCAGCAGCGTCAGGAGCAGGAGCGCCAGCAGCAGAACAGCGGCGGCGGACAGCAGCCGGCGCCCGCGCCCGCGCCGCCGCAGGCTCCCGCCGACAACGGCGGCGGCGGTGGCAGCACGCAGTCGGGCTCGAACGGCTGGGTGCGTCCGAACAACGGCGTGCAGACCTCCGGCTACGGGCGCCGCTACCAGATCTGCGGGTCGAGCTACTGCTCGTCGTCGTTCCACGCGGGCGTCGACCTGGCCGCCGGCTGCGGCTCGGGCATCTACGCCGCCCACTCCGGCACCGTGATCTACTCGGGGTACAACGGCGGCTACGGCAACTACATCCACATCGACAACGGCGACGGCACGGGCACCGGCTACGGCCACATCGTCAACGGCGGCCTGCTCGTCGGGCAGGGCCAGTGGGTCGAGGCGGGTCAGCTCATCGCACTCGAGGGCAACACCGGCAACTCGTTCGGCTGCCACCTGCACTTCGAGGTCTACGTCAACGGCGCGACGGTGAACCCCATCGACTTCATGGCCGCGCGAGGCATCTCGGTCTGA